The following are encoded together in the Candidatus Omnitrophota bacterium genome:
- a CDS encoding class III signal peptide-containing protein, translating into MKLKSKRGQSTLEYIILVTAVVAVLIVFLGPSGVLRPALDRTLGTTVNGMETMADKLSNSHTSGGGGGGGNEDVVIP; encoded by the coding sequence ATGAAGCTAAAAAGTAAAAGAGGTCAAAGCACACTAGAGTATATTATTTTAGTGACGGCAGTTGTGGCGGTTCTCATCGTTTTCTTAGGGCCCAGCGGAGTTTTGCGCCCGGCCTTAGACCGTACATTAGGGACAACCGTTAACGGAATGGAAACCATGGCCGATAAACTTTCCAATTCGCATACTTCAGGTGGCGGTGGCGGCGGTGGCAATGAAGATGTGGTCATTCCGTAA